The nucleotide sequence CACCCGGCAATGGTGTGATCATGAAACCACCGGTTTCGGTCTGCCACCAGGTATCCACGATCGGACAGCGGCTTTCGCCTACAACACTGTAGTACCAGTTCCAAGCTTCTGGATTGATCGGCTCACCCACCGAACCGAGTAGACGCAGACTGCTGCGGTCACTTTCACGCACGAAAGCATCGCCTTCACGCATCATGGCGCGAATCGCAGTTGGCGCGGTATAGAGAATAGTGACATTGTGCTTGTCGACGATATGCCCGGTACGTGCCCAGGTCGGATATTGCGGCACACCTTCAAACATCAGGGTAGTGGTACCATTAGACAGTGGACCATAGAGCACATAAGAATGCCCAGTAATCCAGCCCACATCGGCAGTACACCAGAACACATCATCCTGTTTAATATCAAAGACTTCACGGAAACTGCAGTTTACATAAGTGAGATAACCACCGGTGGTATGCAGCACCCCTTTCGGTTTCCCTGTTGAACCTGAGGTATACAGGATAAACAGCGGATCTTCCGCATTCATCGGCTCTGGCGGGCAGATTTCATTCACGGTCATGATTTCCATGTGATACCACAGGTCACGACCTTCCTTCATTTCAATCGGGTTACCAGTCCGGTGGACCACGATCACGTTCTGTACCGACTCAGTTCCTGGCAATTTCAGTGCTTCGTCCACATTGGCTTTCAGTGGAATCTGCTTGCCGCCGCGCATACCCGAGTCTGCAGTAATCACCATTTTCGCCTGACTGTCTTCAATTCGGCTGGCCAATGAGTCTGGAGAGAAACCACCGAACACGACACAGTGCACCGCACCAATACGGGCACAGGCCAGCATGGCTATCGCCGCTTCAGAGACCATTGGCATATACAATACGACGCGATCACCTTTTTTAATCCCGTTCTTTTTCAGTACATTGGCAAAGCGGCAGGTTTCATCATATAGCTCATGAAAGGAAATAATCTTGTGACGGGAGGGATGGTCGCCTTCCCAGATAATCGCCGGCTTATACGGATGTTCTTTCAGATGTCGATCCAGACAGTTGGCACTCACATTCAGCTGACCATCAGCAAACCACTCGATCTTGAAATTGTCTTTATCAAAACTGGTATCTTTGACTTTGCTAAATGGCTTGATCCAGTCGAGGCGCTGAGCCTGTTCGGTCCAGAACACATCCGGCTCTTCAATAGAACGTTTATAACGTTCAAAATATTCAGCCTCGGTGGTCCGTGCGGTTTTCTTGAATTCTTCTGGTACAGGATAGATCTCTTTCATTCTTTACTTCCTTGATCTTCTTCCATCTCATCACGAGAGGTTCATGCCACTTTATTGATTGTTTTTTTATGCATAATCGCAGTATGAACTGCTTATTTCAAGTTGGACAATCATGCTTTGGTCGTATTCTGATCAATCCATTTAAAACATAGCTTTACAGGCGAATCCAACATATTCCTGTCTAATTTTCGTATCTCATAGTCCGATTTAATTCTATAATAGTGCTGAATTTTTATACTTTCATGCAGACAAAAATGCCTGCCTGTTCCGACTGGATTACTACTGGCTCAGCCCATGAACTCTAAAGATACTTCGCCCTTTTTCTCCCGCCCTCCGGCGTCCGCCAATGACAATCCGCTGTCACTGGAAGGCCGCTTTGGCCGTCTCAGCTTTATCGGCTGGTACGCTTTCCTAAATATCATTTTCTTTTTTGCTTCGATTGCCTTAAGCCTGGTTAGCGGTATGTTCAGCCTGACCACCTTGTCGC is from Acinetobacter sp. ANC 7912 and encodes:
- the acs gene encoding acetate--CoA ligase codes for the protein MKEIYPVPEEFKKTARTTEAEYFERYKRSIEEPDVFWTEQAQRLDWIKPFSKVKDTSFDKDNFKIEWFADGQLNVSANCLDRHLKEHPYKPAIIWEGDHPSRHKIISFHELYDETCRFANVLKKNGIKKGDRVVLYMPMVSEAAIAMLACARIGAVHCVVFGGFSPDSLASRIEDSQAKMVITADSGMRGGKQIPLKANVDEALKLPGTESVQNVIVVHRTGNPIEMKEGRDLWYHMEIMTVNEICPPEPMNAEDPLFILYTSGSTGKPKGVLHTTGGYLTYVNCSFREVFDIKQDDVFWCTADVGWITGHSYVLYGPLSNGTTTLMFEGVPQYPTWARTGHIVDKHNVTILYTAPTAIRAMMREGDAFVRESDRSSLRLLGSVGEPINPEAWNWYYSVVGESRCPIVDTWWQTETGGFMITPLPGATDLKPGSATRPFFGVQPAIVDAEGKELEGAAEGNLVIKDSWPGQMRTIWGDPERFIEAYFSTYPGTYFTGDGARRDEDGYYWITGRVDDVLNVSGHRLGTAEIESALVAHEAVAEAAVVGMPHDIKGQGICAFVTLQAGTESAEELRAELVAWVRKILGPVATPDALHWAPALPKTRSGKIMRRILRKIAANELDSLGDTSTLAEPQVVDNLIAEVQRKA